A window of the Rhineura floridana isolate rRhiFlo1 chromosome 13, rRhiFlo1.hap2, whole genome shotgun sequence genome harbors these coding sequences:
- the RRAD gene encoding GTP-binding protein RAD, giving the protein MTLNRGDKLRYLDKRRGSTPFAAHHQPQHLHRRSMPVDERELQASLPPSPRGQLANLVRCTSYNPTEEEAHRQGWASDSSDSVISSGSDSDNQLYKVILLGEHGVGKTSLARIFGGVEDCPDAEEAGNTYDRSIIVDGEEASLVVFDIWEQDDSQWLQNHSMKMGDAYIIVYSVTDKVSFEKASELRIQLRRARQTEDIPIILVGNKSDLVRSREVSVDEGRACAVVFDCKFIETSAALHHNVQDLFEGIVRQIRLRKDSKEDNARRMANTKRRESISKKAKRFLGRIVAKNNKKMAFKAKSKSCHDLSVL; this is encoded by the exons ATGACCCTGAACCGCGGCGACAAGCTGAGGTACCTGGACAAGCGACGCGGCAGCACGCCCTTCGCCGCCCACCACCAGCCGCAGCACCTACATCGGCGGAGCATGCCGGTGGACGAGCGGGAGCTGCAGGCCTCGCTGCCGCCCTCCCCACGGGGCCAGCTCGCCAACCTGGTGCGCTGCACCTCCTACAACCCGACCGAGGAGGAGGCGCACCGCCAGGGCTGGGCGTCGGACTCCTCCGACTCGGTCATCTCCTCGGGCAGCGACTCGGACAACCAGCTCTACAAAGTCATCCTGCTGGGCGAGCACGGCGTGGGCAAGACCAGCCTGGCCAGGATCTTCGGCGGCGTAGAGGATTGCCCCGACGCCGAAGAAGCGG GCAATACATATGACAGATCTATCATCGTTGATGGTGAAGAAGCTTCTCTTGTGGTGTTCGACATTTGGGAGCAG GATGATAGCCAGTGGCTTCAGAACCATAGTATGAAAATGGGGGATGCTTACATCATTGTCTACTCGGTAACAGACAAAGTGAGCTTTGAGAAGGCCTCTGAGCTCAGAATTCAGCTACGAAGAGCGAGGCAAACGGAGGACATTCCTATTATTCTTGTAGGAAACAAGAGTGACCTGGTCCGATCACGGGAAGTGTCTGTGGACG AGGGACGTGCCTGCGCTGTCGTGTTTGACTGCAAATTTATCGAGACATCGGCTGCTTTGCATCACAACGTCCAGGACCTCTTTGAAGGGATAGTCCGGCAAATCCGGCTACGCAAAGACAGCAAAGAAGACAATGCCAGGCGGATGGCCAACACCAAAAGGAGGGAAAGCATCAGCAAGAAGGCCAAGCGATTCCTTGGGAGGATTGTAGCAAAGAACAACAAGAAGATGGCATTTAAGGCCAAGTCCAAATCTTGCCACGACTTGTCAGTCCTTTAA